GATGGAACACATAATGTTGGACTTCTAGGCCATGGTACAGATGTAAGCCACTGGATTCCTAAAAGAATTTCAGGAGCACTGGATGGTCTTCAAGTATCTTCTATATCTTGTGGAACGTGGCATACAGCTTTGATTACAACAATGGGCCAGCTATTTACCTTTGGTGATGGCACATTTGGAGTTTTAGGCCATGGAGACCGTGAAAGCATTTCATGCCCAAGGGAGGTCGAGTCTTTATCAGGGTTGAAAACAATTTCTGTTGCATGTGGTGTATGGCACACTGCAGCCATTGTAGAAGTTATAGTGACTCAGTCAAGTTCAAGTATATCTTCGGGAAAGCTCTTCACATGGGGAGATGGTGATAAACATCGACTTGGTCATGGTGACAAAGAACCACGACTCAAGCCTACATGTGTGGCTTCACTTATTGATTATGATTTTCACAAGGTAGCATGTGGCCATAGTTTAACTGTGGGTCTCACAACATCTGGAAAAGTTTTGAGCATGGGTAATACAGTTTATGGTCAGCTTGGAAATCCTCGTTCAGATGGTAAGATTCCATGTTTAGTTGAAGATATTTTGGGTGAAAACGTTGTCCAAGTTGCCTGTGGTTCCTACCATGTTGCAGTTTTGACAATTAAGAGCGAGGTTTTTACATGGGGAAAAGGAGCCAATGGAAGACTAGGTCATGGGGATATAGAGGATAGAAAAATACCTACACTGGTTGAGGCATTGAGAGATAGGTCTGTTAGGCACATAGCTTGTGGTGCGAATTTTACTGCTGCTATATGCCAGCATAAGTGGGTCTCTGGCGCTGAGCAGTCGCAGTGTGCTTCATGTCGACAACCATTTGGGTTCACCCGAAAGCGGCATAATTGCCATAATTGTGGACTTGTCCATTGTAATGCATGCACATCAAGGAAGGCTTTGAGGGCTGCATTGGCTCCTAATCCTGCAAAACCTTACCGTGTTTGTGATTCCTGTTTCTTGAAATTGAACAATGCTGTAGACTCTAGTACAATTAGTAAAAGGAAAGAGAACATACCTCGCCACTCAGGTGAAAGCAACTCTGATGCTAGATTGACAAAAGCAATCGTACCAAGTAATTTGGATATGATCAGAAGTTTAGATAGCAAGGCAGCaaaacaagggaaaaaaacagaTGCACTGGCATTTCTTCGTACACCTCAAATGAATTCGCTTCTTCAGCTTAGAGATATTGCTCTGTCTGGTGGGCTTGATCTGAACAGGCCAGTTCCAAGAGCAGTGCGCACATCAGCAGTTCGATCAGTAAACACTTCTAGGGCTGTTTCTCCTTTCTCTCGCAAGCCTAGTCCACCCCGTTCTACCACACCAGTTCCAACAACTCATGGTCTTTCTATCGGAAAAGGTGCTGCTGATAATCTTGcgaaaacaaatgaaatgtTAAATCAGGAAGTTGAAAGACTCCGTGCACaggtattttattttgtttatgtgcAAGTCTAATTTTGGTATGCTCTTTATTATGTGACTAAAGAATTAAATGCTGTACCTATTTAGGTTGACAATCTGAGGCACCGATGTGAGGTTCAAGAACTTGAGTTGCAGAAATCAGCCAAGAAAGTACAAGAGGCCATGACGCTAGTTGCAGAAGAATCTTCAAAGTCCAAAGCTGCAAAGGAAGTCATAAAATCGCTAACAGCTCAGGTAAGACCTGTGGGCTTTGTGCTCTATTTATCCATATGAACCATGAACTGATACTTAACTAATAACTGTTGGGCACTGTATTCCTGGTTTGTGATCCATTATGGTTAAAAACGTACATGCTAATGGTTCGTGGAATTGTGGCGGAAGTTTTAAATGTGTAATCATTCTACTAGAAACAGAAGCTGTATGATTCACTTCACTTTCATATTGCAAGAGCAGAAAGTTTTTAATGTTGTAGATTACATGAAATGCTGATATCAAAACATATAGGACTTAAATTTCcatttatctttaaaaatcttaaatctgAAAGGAGTTTTTGTAATTGGTACCTAACCTTTCAGACTATTCGTTTGAGTTTTCTTCAGTTAAGTGTCgctttagttttgttattgCCATCCTTTTCCTTGATGGTTGTTGCGTCTGATTTTTGCTTTGGCTTGTGTAGCTCAAGGATATGGCTGAAAGACTGCCTCCAGATCAGGGAGCCTATGATGGCAATGAatcaaaacaaatacattTTCCAAATGGCACAGACTTGCATGCTGCTATTTACTCTAGCACAAATGGCATCCACCAGCTACAAAATGAGTCTATCAGCACTTTGAACACACCTAGCCTGAACACAGGACGATCCTTGCATGCAAATGGGATCTCAAGTCAACATAAATCACCTGGTAGTATTAGCGAACATAGTGAAGTAAGCACTTACAGCCATCGGGCTTCAAGCCCTAATGACAGTGAACTTTCAAATCGAAGGGCACGGATCAGTAGTGATGAGTTGTTCAGTGCAAGCAGTAAAGCAGATGATAGCAGTAGCAGGGATGCTAGGTCCCTTCAAAATGGTGAAGATGGTTACAAACCGCGAGGGACGATATCACTGTCCAGCAACCAAGTTCAGGCTGAATGGATTGAACAATATGAACCAGGGGTATACATTACGCTGACAACACTTCGTGATGGGACTCGGGATCTGAAGAGGGTGCGCTTCAGGTAAATCAtgatctcttatcttctttcttaaatatttttatggtggtttctttttgtttgctcCTCCTACAATCAGAGATGGCATCACTTGACTAAAATATCCATTTGTAAATCAATTTGTGAGCCTTACACCCTGGGATATGCTCCTGAACATAAAACATAATACGCTTCCTTTGTTCAACTGTCTAAGTGCTTAATGAACTGTTTCTTGCCGTCTTTTACATTAAGTAGCACAGCAATTGCACATAAATGGCGTAGCATTTGTACTTGGATCATAGCACATTTCATAAATAACGTCCAATTTGATCTATCTTTTTGTGCAGTCGCAGACGGTTCGGGGAGCATCAAGCAGAGAACTGGTGGAACGAGAACCGGGAGAAGGTATACGAGAGATACAACGTGAGAAGTTCTGAAAGAGTGTCATCAGCAGCATCAACCCGGTCAGCTCGATGACATGAGGATGGCATGCATGCTGACAGGCCATCTCCCACAGGAAGAACACCAAGTGAAGCTCCATAGTTTGTGAGGCCTTGCCACTATCATCTGCAAGGCCTTGATgagaaaatttcttttttggtcCTGTAGTGTGgataattgtttctttttttttttattttccatccaTGATCTTCCAAGTGGAGCTTGTGGCTCTGCCCTGATGTCATGTACATAGAGCTGTCAGACAAATTAGGGAGGGCTGTGAAACTATTAGGTGAGGCTTAgcccctctttttttctcatttgtgTGATGAATTGCTGAATGGCCAATGCAGGTGTAAAGATTCAGAGAAATTTTCTGCAACCATTTCCCAGCCATTTTATgtacatgatgatgatggtgttaGGCTGTGGTAGAATTTCTGAAATGAAACTGCCCTAATGCCAGACActtcaattattttcaaagGAGCTAACAAAATCTTGTAACATTCATTTTGGACAGAAAAGTGTGACATGATCTAGTTCAATTCCTCCgtggtttccttttttttcccaaaaaaatttaaattccttCCTAATGCATGAATTTTTCATAATTCAAAACAGGTCAAAATTAGTAAAAACAATCCAATAAGATTCATGAATTAGGAGTGATCCAACTGATTCCATTCCAATGAGAATCATGATCTAGAGGTGATCCAACGAGCCATACGGCCCAAGCGATTTGGTCAGGGAGGAAAACAGTCAAACgacatttataaattaaaaaataacttatatacattaattttatatatgtatttttagtgatttaaaaatcaagtctaaaaataaattacgacaaaacttcaaaatcaatttcgaatttaagattaaaaaaattaattttagcctTTAAGcatgaagcaaaaaaaagtgAGGCTGCTGATTTTTTGGCACTTTACTAATtgatgtttgattatttgatatCTTGCGCAACTATCGTTGACTCAGTATCATTTAGTTAGATGGTCTTACGTATCCTTctcataattataaaaaaacaatttaaacacgaaaaaaatttcaaatcatcaaatttgtTCAAACGGCCCAGGGCCCAGAATTAAGTGAGCCCGTTGGCCTCGTAGTCATCTCCTCCTTGCTCCCTCCGTCCTCCGTCTCGGACTCTCGTCTCCTCCAACCCATCCATCCTCCACGCAGCGGTGGGTGTGAGGTGGAGGTGACCatgccgccgacgagctcgaCGGAGTCGCTCtccgtcgccatggccgcgcgcTCCAAGTCCCAGCCCCACCTCGACTTCCCCTCCCTCTTCTCCGACCTCAcctcgctcctcctcctccacccgcctcccgcctcctcgccagGCCccgtcttctcctcctcctccctctccatccccgccccgcccgcggccgcgcctgcgcctgctgccgttcccgccgccgcgcccaccccgctcgcccgcgccgccatcggggcgtgcgccggcgccgcggcgggggccTTCACCTACGCCGCGCTGCTCCCCATCGACGCCGTCAAGACCCGCCTccaggccggcgccgcctcgcgGGGGTCCTGGGAGGTGTTCCTCGACATCCTCCGCACCGATGGCCCCCTCGGCCTCTACCGCGGCCTCTCCGCCGTCATCCTCGGCTCcgcatcctcctccgccgtctaCTTTGGCACGTGCGAGCTCGCCAAGTCGCTGCTCCGCCCCCACCTGCCCCCGTTCCTCGTGCCCCCGCTCGCCGGCGCTAGCGGGAacgtctcctcctccgccatcATGGTTCCCAAGGAGCTCATCACCCAGCGCCTCCAGTCCGGCGCCGCCAAGGGCCGCTCCTGGCAGGTGCTCCTACAGATCCTCCAGACCGATGGCTTCTTCGGCCTCTACGCCGGCTacgccgccaccctcctccGCAACCTCCCGGCGGGTGTCCTCAGCTACTCCTCCTTCGAGTACCTTAAGGCTTTCACTCTCAAGCAAGGCAACAAGGACAACCTCACGCCGGGGGAGAGCGTGCTGTGCGGCGCTCTCGCGGGGGCGATATCAGCGGCGCTCACCACCCCGCTCGACGTCGTCAAGACGCGCCTCATGACCAGGGTGGGCACCCAGGGGAGCCGCACTGTGGTGGGCACGATGCAGGAGGTCATTGCCgaggaggggctgacgggCTTGTCCCGGGGGATTGGTCCGAGGGTGTTGCACAGCGCTTGCTTCGCTGCACTGGGATACTGTGCCTTTGAGACTGCAAGGCTTGCAATTCTCAAATTGTACCTTGAAGACTGCGAGAggaaggtggcggcggagacgaaGGTCGGAGTAGGTGCTTCTTGAGTTGTGAATTTTACTGTCAGGAAAGGTAGCCGTTGGTTTTGTTCTTAATGATGCCATGATtatctcaggagttttgctgtAGCTACCTAGCTGCCAAGCTGCGCTGTGATGCAGATAATGCACCtgttaaattatttcaaacttTAGTGTCCTTGAAAGTTTATTGTGGAGTTGAAAGTGCAGAAGTAATAAAACCAGGAATTCATCGATGTATCATTAGTTTTGTTCAGTAGCCAGTCATGTTGGGCATAAGTTCTAGGCTGGTGTTTTCAAGTAACTTTCCATACATCACCACTTCCTATGTGTATGTGTGCGTGGTTACCACTGAAACCTGAGAATTTGAAGGTTTGATTTTGCATAAGCATCAGAAGTAAGTTGAACCTTTACTGATGTGCAGCAGTGTAAATCTTCATTGCTAGTCCATATCTGTTTTTCACCACATTACTAGCATAGCATGCAAACCTATTGGGTTCACTAGCTCCAAGAAGAATCAGTTgctgttttaaaattttcatttaatgACTGGTCTATGATTATACTGCTTCTAAATGTTTCATCAACTTCGAATTCATAGTTTGTCTAAAAGAAAACATTGTGATATGGCTCAACATGAAACTCTATATGAGTATGACTACTAATGTTTGAGACTAGGCATCTTATCTTGGTGGTTGCTGTCAACTTAAAGTGTGCCCTTGAATTTTTGTAATGATTCCCAATATATCAGTCGCAATgcaatagaaaaaatttaaatgtctaGGCATTTAGGGGTTTTCTGAAGTAACGAGTTCACAATTACAGACCATTGTTCAATCATAGTGAAGTAGAGTAGATAAGTTTGTGGGCACCAAATACATGAGTGCAGCAGAAACTGCACATGCTATGGTTCATCATTTGAAGTATTTTCTGCAGAATGAATCTGCAGCATCTGGGTAGTGAACTCTGATGTAGTTCTCAAGGCACTTCTTGTAGGAGAAATCCTTTCTTGATCCATCTGAGGACATGACATACAAGCACCTGCTTCCTTGGAATACCTGGTGCCTATCAACCTATAAGCAGGAAATGAGTCTTCATTGTTTTCCATTTTCGGTTCATCTGATGCGTAAATGTTCAATAAGGCAAGTTGCTTACTGTTATGTAGTTGCCCTTGCCAGCTATCTTCTTTTCCTTCTCTGGGTGGTACATGAGAATATTTCTGACAATAAACACCTCATCATCTTGAGGAAGTTTAATACCGTCCCTGAAAAGTATTGAAAGAGATGGACTGTAAGGGCTACAAGCAGAAGGCACCACCTGTTCTCTACAAGAGCAGACATTTTTCAAGTGTTGCTATAACTTATACCTGGAGGTATTTGAACTCACACTTAACTTTCATCTTACCATTTATGTATGAACATACTAGTGGGAGAAAATGAAGAACCCTAGCTAGTTTTTAGTAGTATCTGTGGCTTTTCAAGTTTTATTGGACTAGAAAATACCTTGATTCACGGATGATCCTCTTTACATTCTTTATGATTGGCTCGACTTCTGCAGATATCTGTTGCTCCACTGGTGTAAAAGCATAACTCGCTGCCTGCCTTGTACTGCTGTTTTTCGGAGTTTTCCAGTTCCTACTGCTACTACCTCGATAGTGTGATGCCTCTGATTTCCACACTGCTCTGCCACCACCTCGATTTCTATTACTGCTACTACCTCCACGGTGTGATGCCTCTGATCTCCCCATTGCTCTGCCACCACCTCGACCACGATTGCTAGTCTTCCTGTTCCATTCACCTGGCTTGGATGATCCTGCAACGATGAAGTTTTGTCTGCCTGTGCTATTTGATCTGTACCAACTTGGCTTATCATCTTGCTGTGTTGCATCTGAGTTCCAGTTACTCTTGATCTTCAGTTGCCTTTTCTGGAACACCTGATCAGTACTTCTGTTCCATCCACAAGTTCTAGTTGATCCTGCTACAGTAAAATTTGGGGAACTCCCAGTGTTTCCTTCATACCAACTTGGCTTATCATTTTCCCAATCACTCATAGTCTGCTTCCTCTGATGTTTTTGGCCAGTGCTGTGCATCCCTGTCCTGCCCTCAGAATCCATCAGGAATTCAGCTTTTGGTTTGTCTGTCCAGGCGATCTGATTGTTTCCTTCCAAATATGCTTCATCCTCTAGAATGCAGTCAACATCATATAAGCAGGAATTATGAGGAACAATTGCCTTATCTTCAGTTGCTCTTGTTGTTTCTACTGCTTCCAAGAAGTCATACAAACCATACCCACCAAGGATACTCTTGCTTGATGACTAAAAAGATCAAAAGTTAAAACTCATCTGAAAACGTTTGTGCAGATAAGGGTGGTATTGATAAGTAAAATTATGAAGGTACCATGTTCTCATTGTTCCAAAGGATTTCAAAAGCTGAACCAGTTCCAATTGCTGCATTATTGCCCCAAGAGCAGGAAGACACAATGCTGCCCAGCTGATCAGAGTAGGCCTTTGCTGCAGCCTTCTCAAAGCATCGTGTTGATGTCTGCAgcatgtttttattatatttgaattatgaACAGTACTTGGTTCCGGCTCATTTAAGTGATGATGTCAAAAGACTAAAGAGATGGAAGTGCATGGCTTACAGATAGTGTAGCGTCCATAAATGGTGCCTGAACCTTCAGAGATTGAGATGTGGCTTTATAGCCAGAGCTGTTGAAGCCATGCAAATCGCCTGTGCAGGTCATGCTGCTTGCAACTGTTGTCAGGTGATCTTGGAGAACTGATTTGGTAACCATTCCAACAGCCTTGGAAAGGTGCTGAAAGGAGCACAACATGAGGAGTATTTCAGCAGAAGCTATAGTTACCTGAATTTCAGCTAAAAGGAGAATGGAAGGAACCGTACCTGTGTGACTTTTTCGAATGTGGAGGAAATGCCAAACACCTGCCGAACTTGTTGTATATCATACGGCACAGACCTGGTAGTGTCGATCAGATCGATCACAgggatgcatgcatccattgCTACTCCCCAGGCATTGCCAGTCTTTGCAGCTACAGCTTTTTCCACTGTGATTTCCAGTGCCACCTTGCCTTTCTGTTCTGCACCAAAGCTTTGGACCCAACATGTTGATTCTGGTTCAATCCTTACTAAATTAGCCTCCTCAACTCGAGGATCACCTGTGAGGAGGTTAAAAATGGCTTGTAAGTGAGCAGAATTGCTTAGGATATTTACACAATAACTGTCTGGATATTCcacatgcatatttttttaccttttataACTGTGTCTAAAACTACAGGGAAAATGGCATTGGTCATCAAGTGGACAACTCGTTCAGTAGATTCAGATATCTTTGCAGTGAGGAACAACTGCAAGCAGGAAACTTGAAGTTCTCTATCATTATATGTATGTTGATCACACACTCTTTCACTGCAAAGAAGAAATACATGATTACGTACACATAGTACTCCCTTAAACTCTACTCTTTATTTACTCAAAATAGGGAGGAGGGGGGatgcataaatatttaatataagaTAATGTTAGCACTGAACCTGACTTGAACAATTGATGCAATATTAAAAGATCTGTTATACTGTCTtgctaaaataataaaaggcTGAAGCACCTTGGAACGAAAGTTACTGTCCTCAATGTTTCACGCATCTGCCCCCTTTTCTTtatgtttttcctaaaaaccTCCTGGCATTTGTGAAGAACATCCGCCATAGTTGTTTGCATCTGATTCAATCTCTTCTGTAAGAGAAAGAGGAACTAATAATCTTAGTGATTAGTCTGAAATGACATGGATACAATTTTGTAGTAGAATGATAGACCTTGTCAAGGTGAACATGGCCAACAAGACGATCCGCTGCTTGAGTTGTTTGCTGTTGATACCTGAAACATGACACCGACAATTCTGAGCCTTGgacaatatataattttttttaaaaaacaatctgAGCAACTACTGTTGATTATAGGCTTCTAGCTCCACAGTATATATAGAGTAGATTAATTCTGGACTGGAGTGGTCAAGTTCCATGAgatgcattttattttaaaaaaagagttgcatttttttttcaaaaatgttCAGTAGGATGCCAAATCAATAGTTTTGAAGTGTGACCTAATTTCTTGCATCACATGAAATAAGTAGCATTAATGCATGGTTCTGGTAAAGTATGTACAGTAACTTTTAGCTTTACATTTCAGAAGCATAAAAATTGGAGAGCCTGAATATGTACATACTTGATGGCGATTTCAGTGGTACAATCCTCTACTTTGACCCTCCTTAAGCAGGTTCGAACTGTGAGTGCTCTTTCCATGGATTCATTTTCACAAGAGCACTGGCTCAGATACAGAATGACCTTTCGGCAATTGGTATCAGTTTTAGAGTTTGCCCTGGTAAGCAATACCTCCTATAAAAGCAACATTTTATTAGTTAAAATTACAGTCTATGTATGAACTGAAGTAAACGGCCTGTAGTGATCAGGTCAGTTTCTCACCTTCATTGAGTCCCAAGAGGTTATGTTATTCTGATTAGGAGCTAACACTGCCTTGTAAGCAGCATTTGCAACTGCAGTGGCTGCCAAGATGCCAACAGGGTCACCTGGTGTCATACAATTTGATGGATTCATTGAGCCAAATTGAAGAACCAAGTTGCCAGATGAAGTTCTTATGGTTCCATCATAGCATGCAATGACATCTCGGAGTCTTGCCATCATGTTCTTGAAAAGACTCCCAGGCTCCACTAGCCCTTTAGATGCATACATTATTGTCTCCCTTTCACATATAGAATGAAGTAGAGCCTCATATGGGTCTAATCCATGGTAAATTGAGCTCCTTACAGTACCATGTGCCTCTAAAGGGTTGTGACAACGAATGCTCCTAAAAGACCTGTGCAGAGACTTAGACAGGCAATCCTCCACTAACCTGCTACTGTATAGTTTTCCATTGTGTTGCAGTTGAGGCCCCAAGAAACCAAGCTGCTCCACTACTTTTTTCATGGCAGAATCACTATTGGGATCAATCAACAGTCCTATGGCAGAAGAATGGGTTATGAAGTCCACAATTGGTTCCCTGAACTTGTTTAGCTCTAGTGGACTGTTTTGAATAGCTTCCAGAATTGGACTTGGGACAGTGAAATCTCTCAAGCTTATGCTGAAGCCATCAATAAGCAATGACTCCATTAGTAAAGGCTGCAGAAGATTTAGAAATTCTATAGCCTCCCTTGGACCCTTCATAGAAACAATCGATGAGATGGCACCAGTAGCTAAAGATCCAACAGATTCTCTGTCAAGATGGTCCGCCAGTGTTATTGCATCAGTGATCTCTAGAATCTGTAGAAAGGTCCAGCAAGGTCTACCCATCAGTGGCTTCTGGGGAAACATCCCTGATGAGAACATTGCATTTGTAATTTGGTTTGCTTCCCTTTCGGAGTACTCCTTGTCACATATGATCTTCAGTGCTAGTGAGCAATCATTTTTGAGCTGAAAGTTCAGTTTTCCATTATGGGAGCTCACCAGTTGCTTATCCACGGTAAAAAGCTCTGTCACTTCAGCTCTTGCTGAAAGTGACCTTGGGTAGAAGATGTGGACACAGTCACCGTCAAAATCTGCTCCAAGTGGGCCACAGATGAGTGGGTTGATCTTCATGGTGTGATCATTGTGGATTTGGACATAGAAGGCCTCAACCGAGTGCTTATCAGTGCTCGGCGGCCTGTTGAGGAAGACAACATCCCCGTCAAGGACCCTTCTGTTCACAATCTCTCCAACCTTCAATGTgatgtatttctttttttgattGTCCTGCCCTTCATCCAATGAGTATGTGATGGAATTGGCATCTATATATGTCAAACATAGGCCATTATTCATCATGTCTTGCAACTGATCAATGTTGTGGTCTGTGACTCTTTCTTCTACTGACATTCTTTTTGCTATTTCCTCAGGCACCCCAACCACATTCAGACCGATGTATGGATCACCGGTAATCACACCACGTGACGAGAAGCTTGAGCTCTTACTTATGAAAAATGTCTTCATCTTCTGTTGCCACCGTATTGATGCTGGCTGACTTGCAAAGGTGACATCTTGACCCTTCAAGAGATATgatgatgaaaaaattatgaagatgcAATTATGACCAAGATGGTAGCGTGCACTTCATTTACTGATGAACTACGTACCTTTGTTGTTCCTCTCAGGTTGATGTAGTTGGCAACAGCTACCTGAAGATCATCTGCATCAACCTGATTCACTTGGATATTCGAGGAACCAATCCTTGAACTACTAATTTGTTGTATCTTACGTAATATTTTCCTTAACAAGTTTGTTGATGTGCCCTAAAGAAGGGACATAAGTTACTGTTAGTGATGCATCCAGAAGagagggggtggggggggggggacagAAGAAATTGAGGTTGAATCAAGTAGTGTTTCACCACGAGGAACTTACTGAAGGGCACATGTATGTATTGCCATCCAAAACATTGAAAGCTTGCAGGCAGTTTGGTGGGACGCAGAGGTAGTTCATTACGAATCCATCCTGGGGAATATATCCCCTAACAGCAAGCCTTGTTCTTGTTTCTACAGGGATCTTCATTATTATGTTCTCAACCTAACAAACAAGAGCACACAAAATATGAAGGGGTACATATGTTGTCTTCTGAAACATTGAGCTGTAGGTGTGTGCAAAAATTTCTGACACAAAGCTACCCTATGTAAGTTCTTAAACTTATGCAATGTATCTTGCTCTATTACAGGGTGGCTTTTGCAACAGGAGCAAGAGTAACCAGCGTCCAATATTACCTCTTCTGGGAGCAAAGGACGGCGATGAGAGGCACCCCTCGTGCAACCACCAAACTGATCGA
This is a stretch of genomic DNA from Oryza brachyantha chromosome 1, ObraRS2, whole genome shotgun sequence. It encodes these proteins:
- the LOC102714243 gene encoding PH, RCC1 and FYVE domains-containing protein 1-like produces the protein MHTKGASSDVIRVSTSSAPSTSSHGSAQDDCDSSGDVYVWGEVICDNSVRTGSDTVIRSTVRTDVLRPKPLESNLVLDAYHVDCGVKHSALVTKNGEVFTWGEESGGRLGHGSREDSIHPRLVESLAVCNVDIVACGEFHTCAVTTAGELYTWGDGTHNVGLLGHGTDVSHWIPKRISGALDGLQVSSISCGTWHTALITTMGQLFTFGDGTFGVLGHGDRESISCPREVESLSGLKTISVACGVWHTAAIVEVIVTQSSSSISSGKLFTWGDGDKHRLGHGDKEPRLKPTCVASLIDYDFHKVACGHSLTVGLTTSGKVLSMGNTVYGQLGNPRSDGKIPCLVEDILGENVVQVACGSYHVAVLTIKSEVFTWGKGANGRLGHGDIEDRKIPTLVEALRDRSVRHIACGANFTAAICQHKWVSGAEQSQCASCRQPFGFTRKRHNCHNCGLVHCNACTSRKALRAALAPNPAKPYRVCDSCFLKLNNAVDSSTISKRKENIPRHSGESNSDARLTKAIVPSNLDMIRSLDSKAAKQGKKTDALAFLRTPQMNSLLQLRDIALSGGLDLNRPVPRAVRTSAVRSVNTSRAVSPFSRKPSPPRSTTPVPTTHGLSIGKGAADNLAKTNEMLNQEVERLRAQVDNLRHRCEVQELELQKSAKKVQEAMTLVAEESSKSKAAKEVIKSLTAQLKDMAERLPPDQGAYDGNESKQIHFPNGTDLHAAIYSSTNGIHQLQNESISTLNTPSLNTGRSLHANGISSQHKSPGSISEHSEVSTYSHRASSPNDSELSNRRARISSDELFSASSKADDSSSRDARSLQNGEDGYKPRGTISLSSNQVQAEWIEQYEPGVYITLTTLRDGTRDLKRVRFSRRRFGEHQAENWWNENREKVYERYNILQTDGFFGLYAGYAATLLRNLPAGVLSYSSFEYLKAFTLKQGNKDNLTPGESVLCGALAGAISAALTTPLDVVKTRLMTRVGTQGSRTVVGTMQEVIAEEGLTGLSRGIGPRVLHSACFAALGYCAFETARLAILKLYLEDCERKVAAETKVGVGAS
- the LOC102722080 gene encoding DNA-directed RNA polymerase V subunit 1-like, which encodes MTTTGRKPTSVGSKRDSDEAKYEWVQDIEPRVYKVKATNPCQAPEQSSLQEELISEGFDLCFSVTDIWHTNLLSRGKIAEGSIRRIKLSITSNEEIVSSPSITCHFGFIELPVPIYHPSHVTELSKMLNFICLSCLRIKNSKNSTTKGSKFTSCSHCQELQPLCIAEVKKSNGACGLELRAPVQKELEEGFWSFLDQFGGCTRGASHRRPLLPEEVENIIMKIPVETRTRLAVRGYIPQDGFVMNYLCVPPNCLQAFNVLDGNTYMCPSGTSTNLLRKILRKIQQISSSRIGSSNIQVNQVDADDLQVAVANYINLRGTTKGQDVTFASQPASIRWQQKMKTFFISKSSSFSSRGVITGDPYIGLNVVGVPEEIAKRMSVEERVTDHNIDQLQDMMNNGLCLTYIDANSITYSLDEGQDNQKKKYITLKVGEIVNRRVLDGDVVFLNRPPSTDKHSVEAFYVQIHNDHTMKINPLICGPLGADFDGDCVHIFYPRSLSARAEVTELFTVDKQLVSSHNGKLNFQLKNDCSLALKIICDKEYSEREANQITNAMFSSGMFPQKPLMGRPCWTFLQILEITDAITLADHLDRESVGSLATGAISSIVSMKGPREAIEFLNLLQPLLMESLLIDGFSISLRDFTVPSPILEAIQNSPLELNKFREPIVDFITHSSAIGLLIDPNSDSAMKKVVEQLGFLGPQLQHNGKLYSSRLVEDCLSKSLHRSFRSIRCHNPLEAHGTVRSSIYHGLDPYEALLHSICERETIMYASKGLVEPGSLFKNMMARLRDVIACYDGTIRTSSGNLVLQFGSMNPSNCMTPGDPVGILAATAVANAAYKAVLAPNQNNITSWDSMKEVLLTRANSKTDTNCRKVILYLSQCSCENESMERALTVRTCLRRVKVEDCTTEIAIKYQQQTTQAADRLVGHVHLDKKRLNQMQTTMADVLHKCQEVFRKNIKKRGQMRETLRTVTFVPSERVCDQHTYNDRELQVSCLQLFLTAKISESTERVVHLMTNAIFPVVLDTVIKGDPRVEEANLVRIEPESTCWVQSFGAEQKGKVALEITVEKAVAAKTGNAWGVAMDACIPVIDLIDTTRSVPYDIQQVRQVFGISSTFEKVTQHLSKAVGMVTKSVLQDHLTTVASSMTCTGDLHGFNSSGYKATSQSLKVQAPFMDATLSTSTRCFEKAAAKAYSDQLGSIVSSCSWGNNAAIGTGSAFEILWNNENMSSSKSILGGYGLYDFLEAVETTRATEDKAIVPHNSCLYDVDCILEDEAYLEGNNQIAWTDKPKAEFLMDSEGRTGMHSTGQKHQRKQTMSDWENDKPSWYEGNTGSSPNFTVAGSTRTCGWNRSTDQVFQKRQLKIKSNWNSDATQQDDKPSWYRSNSTGRQNFIVAGSSKPGEWNRKTSNRGRGGGRAMGRSEASHRGGSSSNRNRGGGRAVWKSEASHYRGSSSRNWKTPKNSSTRQAASYAFTPVEQQISAEVEPIIKNVKRIIRESRDGIKLPQDDEVFIVRNILMYHPEKEKKIAGKGNYITVDRHQVFQGSRCLYVMSSDGSRKDFSYKKCLENYIRVHYPDAADSFCRKYFK